CCGACCAGATCGCGGATCTTGCGCAGGACGGGCAGGGACATGTGCCGGCTGTTGGCGTCCAGTGCCAGTACGGCGTAGCTCATGCCGCTCGGCGTCGTGATCCGCCCGCCTTCCGCGGCCAGACGGTGCAGGATCGCGTCGGCGTTGACGAAATCGAAATCGTAGCCGGCCGGGATGTCCGGCGGCTTGGCCCCGAAGAGGGCCGTGATGTTGGAGTCCTCGCCATAGAAATAGAGAATGTCGGCGACGAACCGGCCCTGCTGAAGCAGATAGGAGCTGCGGGCCAGATAGCCGGTCCAGGGCTTGGCCAGCTCGGCCCAGGTCTCGTGGCGCGTGAACCACTGACCGAACGGACCGAGCGAAAGGCCGGGGATCTTGTCGGACACGGGCTGATGGACGGAGGTGTGGAGGACGAAGCGGTTCAGGCCCATGGCCAGCTCCGTGTCCGCGGTGGGCTTCAGGGTTTCGGGCGACCAGCTCCAGGCGCCCCGGTTGCCGCCGTAGGCCGTCAGGGATTCCGCGGCCACGAGGTTCTGGCCGTAGATATGAGCCACGGAGGCCGACTCGCGGATGTCTACTCCGTACCCGGGCGGCTCGTCGCCGGAGGACTCCGGCGTCCACAGCGCACTCATGGGGATCTCGGCGTTTTTCTTCACTTCCATGCCGTCGCCGATGAACGCGCGCCCGCCTTCGTGCGATTCGGTGTAGCGTCCCATCCCCATCTTGTGCAGGGAGGCCGAGATCTGGTCGTAGTGATATTCCGTCGTCAGGTCGCCGATCGTCTTGCGGAAGTCCCAGAGGAAGCGGTCGCTTGATTCCGCGCTTTCCACGACCCGGCCGGTCAGGACCGGCAGCCAGGGCCGCGGATCATAGCCGCGGCGTTTGGCGAATTCCGCGATCATATCATCGGTCCAGTTCTGGACGCCGGCTTCCCAGCTGTCTGTGATTATGTACTGCAAGCCGCGCTTGCCCATCAAAGGGCCCAGCGTCTCTTTATACAGGCCCAAATAGTGATTGAGATAGGCCTCGACGTGGCCGCGGTTGAGCTTGTCCACTTCCAATCCGGTGGCTTCGGGCGAAGCCGGGGAGTTGCGTGCGCCGGTCAACGAGTAGCCCAGCCGGAGCACCATCCAGCGGCCGGCCGGCGGCGTCCAGTCCAACCGGCCGTTCGGGCGCATTTTTGAGGTCAAATCGACGACGTCGGCTTTGCGCACGGCGTCCTGGACCGGCACGGGAAGCGTCGCCAGGGCGTAGAGATCGGAAGCCGCCGAAAAGCCCGCCTTGTCTTCGAACCGGTTCACTCGAGCCCCGGTATACAGGACGATTTCGGCGATCTTTGTCCCCGTTGCCGCCGCGGGGGCGCCGCCGCCGCCCGCCGGAGGCGCGGGTGTCTTGAACGTCAGGCGGAAGAACTTGGCCGTGACGGGGGGAAACGCAATCGTTCCGATGTCGGGAATCGGCTGGATCAACCGGAATTGCAGGCCGTCGTCGCTGCTTTCCACGACCTGATCGCCTTCGCTTCCGCGGCGCTGGAATTCCGCCGCGACGCTGAGGCCCCGAACGGCAAGAGGTTTTTCGAATTCGAACTGGATCCAGGCCTTCTGCTCGGCGGGAGCGGCCGGCAAGATGATCATTTTGGCCAGGTCGCCGTCGATGAGGGAGGCCAAGCTGAAGGAGCCGCCGCTGGAGGTCACCTTTGGCTGCAGCTCGGCCATCGGGATATCGCCGTCCGGAAGACGATAGGCGATCACGGCGCTGTCGCCGTAGTATTCGGGGTTTGGCGTCGATTTTCCTCCCCCGGATCCTTCCCGAGGCATGTTCTGGAACGGCCCCGTAGTCGATGGGGGTTTGGGCAGAAGACCCGAGAACGGCTTCCCACCCTCAAGACGGGTCTCGCTCCAGACCAGCTTCTTCATCGCCTGCGCCGGCGTCACCCACGGGCCTCCGGTCTCGCTCCAGCCGGGCGAGCCCGCGATGGCCATCTCCAGGCCCAGCTGATCGGCCAGAGTTGCCGCGAACTTAAACGCGTCCTTCCAATCCGGCGTCATGTAAACGAGGCGTTTGGCGACGACCTGGGGTGTGGCGAGCGCCGCGTCGAAGTTCTGGAAGCCGCCGATGCCGACGCGCTTCATCCATTCCAGGTCGGCTTTGATCCCGTCCTTGGTAATGTTGCCGTTCATCCAATGCCACCAGACGCGCGGCTTGGCGCTGTCCGGAGGGTTCTTGAAGCCCGGTGCGAGGGCGGCGCCGGGGTCCTGGGCTCCCGTGGCCCATGCGCCCAGAAGCGCTATGAGGCAGACGGCCCATACGATCCGGATTGTATTGTTTCTTGTTCTCATCGACGCGGCTCCTTTCGTCTCGGAATGAACTTGACCGGCTCCGTCTGATCCCGGGAGTGGCGCCGGCCAGGCGGGTCGGCCCTTGGGCGGGATTCAGAGGAGGTTCTTGAGGCATGATAGGGCCGAGCATGGAGCCGTGTCAATGAACCCGGAGGCCGGCTTTGACGTGTCGGCCGGAAATGGAATAATCTGAGCCTGATCTTGACG
This DNA window, taken from Candidatus Aminicenantes bacterium, encodes the following:
- a CDS encoding glycosyl hydrolase, whose protein sequence is MRTRNNTIRIVWAVCLIALLGAWATGAQDPGAALAPGFKNPPDSAKPRVWWHWMNGNITKDGIKADLEWMKRVGIGGFQNFDAALATPQVVAKRLVYMTPDWKDAFKFAATLADQLGLEMAIAGSPGWSETGGPWVTPAQAMKKLVWSETRLEGGKPFSGLLPKPPSTTGPFQNMPREGSGGGKSTPNPEYYGDSAVIAYRLPDGDIPMAELQPKVTSSGGSFSLASLIDGDLAKMIILPAAPAEQKAWIQFEFEKPLAVRGLSVAAEFQRRGSEGDQVVESSDDGLQFRLIQPIPDIGTIAFPPVTAKFFRLTFKTPAPPAGGGGAPAAATGTKIAEIVLYTGARVNRFEDKAGFSAASDLYALATLPVPVQDAVRKADVVDLTSKMRPNGRLDWTPPAGRWMVLRLGYSLTGARNSPASPEATGLEVDKLNRGHVEAYLNHYLGLYKETLGPLMGKRGLQYIITDSWEAGVQNWTDDMIAEFAKRRGYDPRPWLPVLTGRVVESAESSDRFLWDFRKTIGDLTTEYHYDQISASLHKMGMGRYTESHEGGRAFIGDGMEVKKNAEIPMSALWTPESSGDEPPGYGVDIRESASVAHIYGQNLVAAESLTAYGGNRGAWSWSPETLKPTADTELAMGLNRFVLHTSVHQPVSDKIPGLSLGPFGQWFTRHETWAELAKPWTGYLARSSYLLQQGRFVADILYFYGEDSNITALFGAKPPDIPAGYDFDFVNADAILHRLAAEGGRITTPSGMSYAVLALDANSRHMSLPVLRKIRDLVGAGAVVVGSKPVDAPSLNDDPAAFRAIADELWESGDGEHAFGKGRIFAGRTLAQVLAAGGIEPDFQYAKPRTDTNLRFVHRKLADGEIFWVNNRNKRAETLETSFRVQGKEAELWHPDTGEMEPASYLIANGRTIVPLRLDPYDAVFVVFLKPAAASARALPGASEMSLGTLEGPWSVDFQAERGAPARVMLEGLKSWSESADPGIKYFSGSATYTRTIQAPADWMKRGARLWLDLGNVKNLAEVSINGRPLGVLWKAPFRVDVTEAIKPGPNELKIKVTNLWVNRLIGDTQPGTTKKYTYTTQPFYRADSPLLPSGLLGPVRILRSAAE